The following are from one region of the Nymphaea colorata isolate Beijing-Zhang1983 chromosome 7, ASM883128v2, whole genome shotgun sequence genome:
- the LOC126410201 gene encoding uncharacterized protein LOC126410201: MRHVRYEQIQPTKRSPQPPFVSVPIVSATPDVSCLTLPGVWTAAGALSAAAALDTVGPSPPLHRLASVFAVYRLASVFTVYRLRSKRNRLKSSAISGDDLTPLEAMQSVDSMVE, translated from the exons ATGCGCCATGTGCG ATATGAACAGATTCAACCAACAAAACGCAGCCCGCAACCCCCTTTTGTCTCTGTTCCCATTGTGTCTGCGACCCCTGATGTCTCTTGTCTGACTCTGCCTGGTGTTTGGACTGCTGCTGGAGCGCTATCGGCTGCTGCCGCCCTAGACACCGTTGGTCCGTCACCGCCGCTGCACCGCCTGGCTTCAGTGTTTGCTGTTTATCGCCTGGCTTCAGTGTTCACTGTTTATCGGTTGAGG TCCAAAAGGAATCGGCTGAAGAGTTCAGCAATATC CGGTGACGATCTGACTCCTTTGGAAGCTATGCAGTCGGTGGATAGCATGGTGGAGTGA